CACCTGCAGGGCGCGTGCCCCGATGATTCGGGCCTTCTCGTAGCGGGAGTAGCGTTGCTGAGCCATTACTGGTAGGGAGCGACGATGTCGACGAGGTCCTTGTGCGAGACGAGCATTCGGCGACAGCACTGTCGTTCGACGCCGAGTTCGTCGAGGACCTTTTCGGGGTCCTCGTCGCCCTCCTTCGTCGCCGACCGTGCTTTGAACTCTTCCCAGTACTCCCCGACGACCTTTCCGCAGGTGAAACAGCGGACTGGTACCATCATGGCTTATCGTGCCTCCGTCGTGGACCGCGGGTTTCCTGTCATAGTGATCAGCGGTAAGATTTCTGGTAGCGGGCGCGAGCGCCGGGACCGCCCCACTTCTTCGGCTCGGAACGCCGCGAGTCGTTGACCAGCAGCGACCGGTCGAATTCGATGAACGCGTCCCGAAGCTCGGCGTCGTTCGTGTACTGGACCAGACCGCGCGCGATGGCGGTCCGGACTGCGTCGGCCTGTCCGCTGATGCCGCCGCCCTGCACGTCGACTTCAACGTCCACGTCGTCGCGCAACTCGTCGCCACCGATGCGGAACGGCTCCAGCATCTTCAGCTGTGCCGTCTCCGGTTCGACCAGCTCGACGGGCTGGGAGTTGATTCGCACTCGTCCCTCGCCGTCCGTGACGGTGGCGCGGGCGATGGCCGTCTTCTTCTTTCCGCTCGTGTTGGTTACCATGTGACGTTAGCACCCAGATTCTTGCTGATTTCGCCCAGCTGGACGAATCGGATGTTCGAGAGTCGGTCCAGCGAGGTCCCGTCGAGAACCTCCCCGTCGTCGTCGTGGGGATTGCCGACGTAGACCCGGACGTTCTCGAAGGCTTCCCGACCGCGGTCTTGCTTGTAGGGAACCATCCCGCGGATGGTCCGCTTGAAGATCATGTCGGGGCGCTTGGGGTAGTACGGACCGCTGTCCGAACCCAGTTCGGCGCGCTTCTCGTATTTCGCCATCACGTCGTCTTCGCTTCCGGTGATGACCGCGTCCTCGGCGTTGACTACCGCGACACGCTCGCCATCGAGGGCGCGCTGTGCAACTTGGCTCGCCACGCGACCGAGGATACAGTCGCGGGCATCAACCACTACGTCTGCGTCGAATTCTGCGAGACTCATCGGATCACCCGTACGTTCGAGCCGTCGGGGTTCTGTTCGACTACCTGTTCGAGTTCGAGAGCCTCACCGTCCGCTTGCTGAATCTTCGTCTCCGCGGTGGACGAAAAGTCCACGGCGGCGACGGTGACGGTCTTCTGCAGTGCTCCGCTTCCGAGAACCTTGCCGGGCACGACGACGGTCTCGTCTTCCTCGGCGTATCGCTCGATGCGACCGAGGTTGACTTCCGCGTAGGTGCTCCGGGGCTTCTCGAGGCGGTCTGCGACAGTACTCCACACGTCGGCGTCCGAGTCGCGGGACTCCGACTTCAGATCAGCGATGAGACTGGTGAGCCTCGGATTCGTCTTGCTCATAATACTTCCTCCTGATGGGAATGAAAATTGCAGTGCAGGGAGCAGGATTTGAACCTGCGAACTCCTACGAGACAGCGCCCTGAACGCTGCGCCGTTGGCCTGACTTGGCTATCCCTGCACGTAGAACACACGTGCAACCCTTCGCGGGCAACTGTGTGTTGTGGGTGGCCCTTCAAACCACTTTCGGTCTGCGTTCGGAATCGCACGCCCGCACGGCGATTGCACTGCTGGCCGAGACGGGCGAACGCCGAAATGTGGTTTGAAGTGCCCTGCATGGTTCTACAGTTGTACTGCTTGTTCGAGTTCGTCGGCGCGGTCGCTAATCGTCGCGGCCGCTTCCGTCACGAGCTCGTCGATGGTCAGCGACCCGTCGGTCTCGACGTGGAAGACGAACGCGTTGTCTACGTCGTGGACCTCGATCTCCTTGCCGGGATACCGGTTCGTGAGGTCGTGGTCGAACTCCGCGGTCGAGACGAGTTCGCCGTCGTCTTCGATGACACCGCGCAGGATTCGGGTCTCTTCGGCCTCGTCGTACTCGTCACGGTCGCCGACGACCTCCACGCGCTGGAGGTGTCGGTAGCCGACGGCCACGCCGCCCTGATGTTTGGCGTGGTCCTTCCCCGACGAGAGGACGGCGTCGGCTTCGAGTTCGAGCCGTTGGTCGTCCTTCAAGTCGATGATGGGAACGTTGTCGTCGGCCGGTTGGACCATCTCGTCGGAACTCACGAGGTCGCCCGAGTAGGCGGTCCCCGGACCCGATACGTCGAGGCTGAGAGTGACGGTGTCGCCCTCCTCGAACTCGCCGAGCGGCGTGCTGAGGGGCACGAGACCGAGCCGTAGACCGATCTGCTCGTCGAACATCACCGACGAGTTCTCGACCATCCGGACCGTGTCGATAGAGAGTGTCGGCACGTCCGCGACGATGGCGCGGCGAATACCGTTGGCGAACGCCGGGGTCACGCCTCGAACGAGGAACCGAGACTGTCGGTCGCCGCGTTCGATGAACTCAACCTCGTACTCTTCTGTCATGGGTTAGAATCCACTCTTGCCCTTGGGGGCGCGGGTGCCGTCGTGCGGGATGGGGGTCACGTCCTCGATACGACCGATTTCGAGTCCGGCGCGAGCCAAGGCCCGAATCGTCGCCTGCGCGCCCGGTCCGGGGTTCTGCTGGAGATTGCCGCCGGGACCGCGCACGTTGACGTGAACGCCGTCGATGCCCGCGGCCTTGACTTCTTCTGCGACCGTCTCGGCCATCTGCATCGCGGCGTACGGCGAGGACTCGTCGCGGTTCTGCTTGACGACCGTCCCGCCGGAGGACTTGGCGATGGTCTCAGCACCGGTCAGGTCAGTGACCGTGATGATGGTGTTGTTGAACGATGCGTGAACGT
This genomic stretch from Halorussus pelagicus harbors:
- a CDS encoding 30S ribosomal protein S11 — encoded protein: MSANDDEKWGVAHVHASFNNTIITVTDLTGAETIAKSSGGTVVKQNRDESSPYAAMQMAETVAEEVKAAGIDGVHVNVRGPGGNLQQNPGPGAQATIRALARAGLEIGRIEDVTPIPHDGTRAPKGKSGF
- a CDS encoding 30S ribosomal protein S9, which translates into the protein MVTNTSGKKKTAIARATVTDGEGRVRINSQPVELVEPETAQLKMLEPFRIGGDELRDDVDVEVDVQGGGISGQADAVRTAIARGLVQYTNDAELRDAFIEFDRSLLVNDSRRSEPKKWGGPGARARYQKSYR
- a CDS encoding DNA-directed RNA polymerase subunit N; the protein is MMVPVRCFTCGKVVGEYWEEFKARSATKEGDEDPEKVLDELGVERQCCRRMLVSHKDLVDIVAPYQ
- a CDS encoding 50S ribosomal protein L18e; amino-acid sequence: MSKTNPRLTSLIADLKSESRDSDADVWSTVADRLEKPRSTYAEVNLGRIERYAEEDETVVVPGKVLGSGALQKTVTVAAVDFSSTAETKIQQADGEALELEQVVEQNPDGSNVRVIR
- a CDS encoding 50S ribosomal protein L13 yields the protein MSLAEFDADVVVDARDCILGRVASQVAQRALDGERVAVVNAEDAVITGSEDDVMAKYEKRAELGSDSGPYYPKRPDMIFKRTIRGMVPYKQDRGREAFENVRVYVGNPHDDDGEVLDGTSLDRLSNIRFVQLGEISKNLGANVTW
- a CDS encoding DNA-directed RNA polymerase subunit D, whose translation is MTEEYEVEFIERGDRQSRFLVRGVTPAFANGIRRAIVADVPTLSIDTVRMVENSSVMFDEQIGLRLGLVPLSTPLGEFEEGDTVTLSLDVSGPGTAYSGDLVSSDEMVQPADDNVPIIDLKDDQRLELEADAVLSSGKDHAKHQGGVAVGYRHLQRVEVVGDRDEYDEAEETRILRGVIEDDGELVSTAEFDHDLTNRYPGKEIEVHDVDNAFVFHVETDGSLTIDELVTEAAATISDRADELEQAVQL